CTAGCATACAAGAAACATCACCAAAGACATTTTATTCTGTCAACAGACGGGCCAGCACTCCCAACAAACTGATCCCTTACCAtctgcaaaaaaagaaaaaaaaaagaccggACGCGTAGCAGCATAACATGGTATGGGTATTCCTGATTAATTATACTTCAACACAGGTTGATGCCTTgcaagtgtttttttttcttttgaactgAAGTCGCAGGTGATGCCTTTTTTGTTAACTGGAATTCTTAGATGATGCTGTATGCTATTACTATTACTAGGATTAGAGCAAATCTCACACCTTTTGAGGCGCTTGTGCTCCTTGTCGGCGGGGCtgcgcacgcggcggcgcgagctggCCTGCGCCGTGGACGACTGGGCGCGCtccgggccgccggcgccagctccggcctccctccccgACGTGGAAGCGCCGCCGGGGAGCTCCAGGCCCAGCTCCGGCACTCTCCTTATCTCCTCGTCGCTCTCCATCCCTGCAACCCAATCATAGCTCGACTCAGCAAACCATTCAAGATCTCGGCGCTCGTGTCCGACCTGCCATGGTTTGCATGAAAAACGAAAACGAGAAGCTGACAAGATCCTAATCAGAAATGAAGCTCCGCCGCACGAGCAGAGACGATTCGAGAACCGATGCgatgaagaacaagaagagcaagacGGAGATGCAGGATGAGGAGGTGGCCCAGACGGGACGGTGGTGGTAGAGAGCCGGGCTTGCCTTCCTTGACCTCCATGTCGATGTGGTGCGCGGAGCTGGAGGACCTCTCGCTGCTGGACCTGGACGgccgcgagctcgccgcctGCTCCTGCATTCTCGGCCCCTCCTCTCCGCCTCCCTGCGCCGCTGCGCTCACCCTGCTTCTCCTTACCTATCTCCTCTGCTCTGATGGGAGCCTGCTGGGATCCTTCCCTGTCTCCCTCCTCGTCGCTTGGCTGCCTCTGCTTCTATGGACCAAAGGGTACCTTTTGGCACCACAGAAACTCTACGGAACAGCACCTCGGAATCTACAAATATTGCAGACAAGTACTTAGCTATTTACGTCCAGGTCCCCACGCAGCGCGAGCACAGGAACAGTGGCGTCAGCGTGTGATTTCCAGATGCGAGGGGGGCCTTTCTGCGAAGCCGGCTCCCAGCGGCGGCATTGAttgcccgccccgccgccgggggGGTTTGGGGTTTTAGCCGCGGGGCCCGAGCTGCCCGTCCGCCGCGCGCGGGATCGCACGGCCGCGAGCCCGCCAGCGTGGCCGCTGCCGCGACCACGCGTTCGCCGGCGCCATCGCGAGGCGCCCGGCCCCGCTACGTGGCCGCGCCCCGGCCCCTCCCGCTCCCCGCCCGGGGCGCCGACGCGCGGGCCCCCGGCCCCTCGGGGCCcgcccgtcggcggcggcgctgccggcgAGGCAGGGTCCCGTCCCTGCGCGGCGCTCTCGCGTGAGAGGCGGAGCGCGCTGGGTTGACATCGGCCACGCGAGGGAGCGCACGCACGGGTCGCGTGAACGGGAGGGCTCAGGCAGCCGGCACCGGCAAAGCCCCCCCGCTCCCCCTAGGAGAaagaatatatttttttctgaaaattcctaGGAGAAAGAATAAACTGATGGTTCAGTTCCCTATCGGTTTTTCCTGGCGGCAAAATAAGATCTGAGCGAGCGATGTCGTCACTTGTAGATTTCCAAAAAATCAGGTGCGTGACAAGAAGATGCcgcgtttttttttgtttctttttgagGGGGAAGAAGGTGTGCCATGAGTCGGTGGAGACTTGAACCGTCGAAGGTCGAACTGGTTGGATCCGACGCACAAGgggcgagcgagcgagagggTAAGGTGGGCTATGGCCTATGGGCCGGCTAGAAAGGTATCGTTGGGCTGCAACCACACCAACTCACTCTACTCACCCGCAGTTGCGACGGCCCAAACGGCGCGCGCGTCCATACGAAATCGAGAACCGTATGAACTTGGAAGGAAAGCAAAGCTGCAAATTCTGCAGAAATTCGCGGAGACATCGAAATGTTTCCTTTGAAACTTATTCAGaaaatttctttaaaaaaaaacttattcAGAAAACCCAAGAGTTCCGGACGCGCGGCGGGGCCTCAAAGCGTGCGCGCAATCGGTGGATGCGCGGTGAATCGTCGGCACCCCTACCGCTTCCGGGGCCTGGATCGCCGCGCCAGCgacgaggcggcgccggcggagcccCGGAAGATGGCGCAGGGCGCGCAGCAGCCCGCGGGCAccctcggcgacggcggctcggcggccgggATCACGTCCCTCGTCCGGAACGCCGTCCTGCCAGcgggcacctcctcctcctcctgccggTGCTGCTGATTCTTCTCGTCCTTTTGCTTCGGCTTGGCAGCGAGCAGCACCAGCTTCGACCGCTTCGTGTCCgcgtgctccgccgcgccgcgccgcagcaCGCTGCCGACGCTCCGCGAGTGCCGGAGCTCCGGCTGCCGGCgtcccgtcgcccgcgcgccgccgccgtcctcggcgCCCTCGGTGAGGAAGCGCTCGTCCCAGACCAGCCCCGACGAGCCCGACCGCCGGAAGGTCTGCGCCGACCTCTGCAGGTGCAGCCCGGCCATGTCGAccccccttcccttcccttctccttcctccctgcTCGAAGGATGCGATCGATGGCAAGATATATAACGCGGAAAGGGGCGGCGATTTGGAGAGAAAAGCCGGCGGCCGGAGTGGCGGACATCAGAGGCAGCCGAATGATGGTGTCCGTGGAAAGCAAGCCGCGGCGCGAGTGGCTCGCCTGGAAACCACTACCCGGCCGGGGCAGCCATTAGCTTAAGCCATCGTACGGGAATGGCTAAACTATCATGTGTCTGCACTTCACTGTTCACTGAACCAACCACGCATCTTCTCCTGATGTTTGGTTCTGAAACCAACAGCCGTCAAAGACCAGCGCCAGATGCCAAAATGATAAGGAAGAACTAACAGAATAGGCAAAACATCAGCAATGTTGAAGCAAGTATTTGGATTGACGAGCTGTTATCTGAACCATCATTCCATCAAATGGCATTAAGCGAGGAAGCTGCGTGTTCTGGTTTCTGAAATGAGCGGCGAAACGCTACTTCTTTTTCCTGCTACTACTGCTGCTCGCACCTTTGGAGCCTTCGGCAATGCAGGCCTCCACGGAGGCCACAAGGCTCGCCTCCAGCTTATGGCCCCTCACG
This window of the Panicum virgatum strain AP13 chromosome 1K, P.virgatum_v5, whole genome shotgun sequence genome carries:
- the LOC120682405 gene encoding transcription factor HY5-like, giving the protein MQEQAASSRPSRSSSERSSSSAHHIDMEVKEGMESDEEIRRVPELGLELPGGASTSGREAGAGAGGPERAQSSTAQASSRRRVRSPADKEHKRLKRLLRNRVSAQQARERKKAYLTDLEVKVKDLEKNNSEMEEKLSTLQNENQMLRQILKNTTVSRRGPGSTAGGEGQ
- the LOC120682470 gene encoding MAPK kinase substrate protein At1g80180-like, with product MAGLHLQRSAQTFRRSGSSGLVWDERFLTEGAEDGGGARATGRRQPELRHSRSVGSVLRRGAAEHADTKRSKLVLLAAKPKQKDEKNQQHRQEEEEVPAGRTAFRTRDVIPAAEPPSPRVPAGCCAPCAIFRGSAGAASSLARRSRPRKR